One part of the Alistipes onderdonkii genome encodes these proteins:
- a CDS encoding InlB B-repeat-containing protein, with amino-acid sequence MKKYLLILAAILLLWGCIAEDRTECTNPRGVFVSLTVRPERMSSVTRSADETAIRDLNLYLYDDNSNVVLHRYQTSATLRFECLPGDYRICIAANLGRDLGDNLLWKDFTVTHADKYDVLPMAYEGDITIIPSADGMLTLPAVEVQRCVSKISYHITVTPAVADIELRSVQLFSVPRFVSVFDMAAAPSDDPDDYTDCPEVELSGQQAAGDCYLLPNMQGMVAAITDQRQKNPENAPANASYLLIRAVRGSKILAYYIYLGGNNTSDFNVRANTHYRLNISILGDSEVDTRISSYAVNVHDTYEENSVGGYCTYNPFQMLAVEIDGSPAPLTLRGRIGVAQGNAGAFCLNGSPVGEGRDLMLPEQPGPNIFGVNYAPGIYTTVNSQVVYTVTVEDDAGFAQSFDIGHRFANRLDVYIHPATAENGNGTVTVAGALYDAEPSFLTHDRVVLCHEKGCTLTAVPEAGYRFEGWYSAADYKTRLSTSASYAYIPTSPEAAIFPKFTVNTRPLDDGGTANCYIAPELNTSYSFDATTMGNGRATTNIRPEPLRGAEARVLWETGTIRGAIVESAKLTGDGRIVFRTGMTYGNAVIGLLDSRGVCIWSWHIWSVDYDIEATAQTYASGAVFMDRNLGALATDCTQAAAKGLYYQWGRKDPFPYPALATDAYTQAPTVYAPGFEYAESNPRTSGTESPYDVMTLEWATAHPTTYMDGVFYEDWEEWTSVADWLYDHHPNLWGNVTTGKNNISRTSHKSIYDPCPPGWKVPGAEDFAEIERIGVSTPYYITIRCNSTQTAKIPLGGTFYEGRYDRNGSLGRLYTNAPYYLHWGDSTGVFHDVACTSILFDTSNYPPFVNTTDFYRYAANPVRCIRE; translated from the coding sequence ATGAAAAAATATCTGTTGATACTCGCTGCCATCCTGTTGCTGTGGGGCTGCATCGCCGAGGACAGGACAGAATGTACAAATCCCCGCGGTGTCTTCGTCAGCCTGACGGTACGGCCCGAAAGGATGTCCTCCGTAACTCGCTCTGCGGATGAAACGGCCATCCGCGACCTGAACCTCTACCTTTACGACGATAACAGCAATGTTGTCCTGCACCGTTACCAGACCTCTGCGACGCTGCGTTTCGAATGCCTACCGGGCGACTACCGGATCTGCATTGCCGCCAATCTGGGCCGCGATCTGGGCGACAATCTGCTGTGGAAGGATTTTACCGTTACACACGCCGACAAGTACGATGTATTGCCTATGGCCTATGAGGGCGATATAACGATAATTCCCTCGGCAGACGGGATGCTGACGCTGCCTGCCGTCGAAGTACAACGCTGCGTGTCGAAAATCTCCTATCACATTACCGTTACTCCGGCCGTTGCCGACATCGAACTGCGCTCCGTGCAACTGTTCTCGGTACCGCGTTTTGTATCCGTGTTCGATATGGCGGCCGCACCGTCGGATGATCCCGACGACTATACGGATTGTCCGGAGGTGGAACTTTCCGGACAGCAGGCTGCGGGCGACTGCTATCTGTTACCCAATATGCAGGGCATGGTGGCGGCCATTACCGACCAACGGCAGAAGAACCCGGAAAATGCCCCTGCGAATGCCTCGTATCTGCTGATCCGCGCCGTGCGCGGGTCGAAAATATTAGCTTATTATATTTACCTCGGAGGAAACAACACCTCGGATTTCAATGTCCGGGCCAACACGCATTACAGGCTCAATATCTCGATCTTGGGCGACAGCGAGGTCGATACCCGCATTAGCAGCTATGCCGTCAATGTGCATGACACCTACGAAGAAAACTCGGTCGGCGGATATTGCACCTACAATCCGTTTCAGATGCTTGCCGTGGAGATCGACGGGAGTCCCGCACCCCTGACGCTTCGGGGACGTATCGGTGTCGCGCAAGGCAACGCCGGAGCGTTCTGTCTGAACGGCTCTCCCGTAGGGGAAGGCCGCGACCTTATGCTTCCGGAACAGCCCGGCCCCAATATCTTCGGCGTGAACTACGCTCCGGGAATCTATACGACAGTCAATTCGCAGGTGGTCTATACCGTCACGGTCGAGGATGATGCGGGATTTGCACAGTCGTTCGACATCGGACACCGCTTCGCCAACCGTCTCGACGTATATATTCACCCCGCGACGGCTGAAAACGGAAACGGTACGGTAACCGTCGCCGGAGCGTTGTATGACGCTGAACCGTCTTTCCTGACGCACGACCGGGTCGTCTTGTGCCATGAAAAGGGATGCACGCTGACAGCCGTACCCGAAGCCGGATACCGCTTCGAGGGATGGTATTCGGCAGCCGACTACAAGACACGGCTTTCGACCTCGGCTTCGTATGCCTACATTCCGACCTCGCCCGAAGCCGCGATCTTCCCGAAATTCACGGTCAATACCCGGCCGCTCGACGACGGGGGCACGGCCAACTGCTATATCGCGCCGGAATTGAATACCTCCTATTCGTTCGACGCTACGACGATGGGCAACGGCCGTGCGACGACGAACATCCGCCCGGAGCCCCTGCGGGGTGCGGAAGCACGGGTGCTTTGGGAAACGGGCACGATCCGAGGCGCGATCGTTGAAAGCGCGAAACTGACCGGCGACGGACGTATCGTCTTCCGAACCGGCATGACCTATGGCAATGCCGTAATCGGACTTCTCGACAGCCGCGGGGTATGCATATGGTCGTGGCACATCTGGTCGGTGGATTACGATATCGAGGCCACGGCCCAGACCTATGCTTCGGGAGCCGTCTTTATGGATCGCAACCTCGGGGCCCTGGCTACGGACTGCACGCAGGCCGCTGCCAAAGGACTCTATTACCAGTGGGGCCGCAAAGATCCGTTCCCGTATCCGGCGCTGGCCACGGACGCCTACACGCAGGCTCCGACCGTCTATGCTCCGGGATTCGAGTATGCTGAAAGCAATCCCCGAACCTCCGGAACTGAATCGCCTTACGACGTGATGACCCTCGAATGGGCCACAGCGCATCCAACGACCTATATGGACGGTGTATTTTACGAGGATTGGGAAGAGTGGACGTCGGTCGCCGACTGGCTCTACGACCACCACCCGAACCTCTGGGGCAACGTCACGACCGGGAAGAACAATATCAGCCGCACCAGCCATAAATCCATTTACGATCCCTGCCCTCCGGGATGGAAAGTGCCCGGTGCCGAGGATTTTGCGGAAATAGAGCGGATAGGCGTATCGACACCTTATTACATTACAATCCGCTGTAACAGCACGCAGACAGCGAAGATACCTTTGGGCGGAACATTCTACGAAGGACGTTACGACCGCAACGGGTCGCTCGGAAGGCTCTACACGAACGCTCCGTATTATCTTCATTGGGGAGACTCGACCGGCGTGTTCCATGACGTAGCCTGCACCTCGATCCTATTCGATACGAGCAACTACCCGCCGTTCGTCAACACAACGGATTTTTACCGCTATGCTGCCAATCCGGTGCGCTGCATCCGGGAATAA
- a CDS encoding DUF4906 domain-containing protein, whose translation MSSLSIFVFDNADNFVIRRDLTSSELAAKSATFSLPKSLASTPCSFYAIANYDASSAKTRAALTALVEKSAADYNGTFAEVSTAAKRSGGFVMSGMKSQTVGAVNSTTNVGITLKRTVAKVVLQTTIDPSFADKYAGTLTINSVKLSKAASQSLVVAGTPTPGAMTFSHTQTPATASGKCNALFYCFENGALPAGSRVLLEINATYDSDGSTSTTDDRSEVTYSVELTGKAAGEILRNGYYRVAANITGLVGQECAVSVTVADWETPVTQNVELGA comes from the coding sequence TTGTCGTCACTGTCGATTTTCGTCTTCGATAATGCCGACAACTTCGTTATTCGCCGGGATTTAACATCCAGCGAGCTGGCCGCGAAATCGGCGACATTCTCCCTACCTAAATCTCTTGCCAGCACCCCCTGTTCATTCTACGCCATAGCGAACTACGACGCCTCGTCGGCCAAGACCCGGGCGGCCCTTACGGCCCTTGTGGAGAAGTCGGCCGCCGACTATAACGGCACCTTTGCCGAGGTGTCCACCGCAGCCAAGCGTTCGGGCGGCTTCGTGATGTCGGGCATGAAATCGCAGACCGTCGGGGCCGTGAACTCCACGACCAATGTCGGCATCACACTCAAACGCACTGTCGCTAAAGTAGTCCTCCAGACGACCATCGACCCGTCGTTCGCCGACAAATATGCAGGAACGCTTACCATCAACTCGGTAAAACTCTCCAAAGCCGCCTCGCAGTCGCTCGTCGTGGCCGGAACGCCGACACCCGGGGCCATGACCTTCAGCCACACGCAGACTCCCGCCACGGCTTCGGGAAAATGCAATGCGCTGTTCTACTGTTTCGAGAATGGAGCTTTGCCCGCGGGCAGCCGCGTTCTGCTGGAAATTAACGCCACATACGATTCGGACGGCAGCACCTCGACTACGGACGACCGCTCGGAGGTGACCTATTCGGTCGAGTTGACGGGTAAGGCCGCGGGCGAGATTCTCCGAAACGGCTACTACCGTGTCGCGGCCAATATCACGGGTCTCGTAGGTCAGGAGTGCGCCGTATCGGTCACCGTCGCCGATTGGGAGACGCCCGTGACGCAGAACGTCGAGCTGGGGGCATAG
- a CDS encoding RteC domain-containing protein: protein MKTLIHTRIYALLTQNESNPSELAHAYEEFIETMTEMVANFDNRDDILRILYYSRVEFDVLSHPSFNRYSNNVLRTTFIYKIMYILDCEINIVSNSTKYSSNQDYSFPLSYQDGELLWTGTQQELLELAVALHKNGIIMYGNRKARFIEIVRALSSTFHITINDVYVKKTRMLDRSTAVTPFLDKLKKAYEQVVERHLR, encoded by the coding sequence ATGAAAACGCTTATTCATACCCGTATATACGCGTTGCTAACTCAAAATGAATCGAATCCGTCGGAATTAGCCCATGCATACGAAGAGTTTATCGAGACGATGACCGAGATGGTTGCTAATTTCGATAACCGGGATGATATTTTGAGAATACTGTATTACAGCCGGGTTGAATTCGACGTATTGTCCCATCCATCGTTTAATCGATATTCGAACAATGTTTTAAGGACGACGTTCATCTATAAAATCATGTATATTCTGGATTGCGAAATCAATATCGTCAGCAATAGTACGAAATATAGCTCGAACCAAGACTATTCGTTTCCTTTATCCTATCAGGACGGCGAGTTGCTGTGGACAGGGACGCAGCAAGAGTTGCTGGAGCTTGCCGTTGCCCTTCATAAAAACGGGATTATCATGTACGGCAACCGCAAGGCGCGTTTCATCGAGATCGTCCGTGCCTTGTCTTCTACATTCCATATCACGATCAACGATGTCTATGTCAAGAAAACCAGGATGCTTGACCGCAGCACGGCGGTCACACCTTTTCTGGATAAATTGAAAAAAGCCTATGAGCAAGTCGTCGAAAGACACCTGCGATAG
- a CDS encoding glycosyl hydrolase family 18 protein has product MKKTLFITTLLLSAGAMFTSCNKDVENPDMQAQPEETAQVTRAYGDKTPLIEVYYEINDTNPLNALSYEMNGKKFIDLVQLFASNIQKDANGDPCIFFNDKLAPVMAAKATYIEPLQNAGIKVILNVLGDHKGIGISNLTDDQIEKFAAILTYIVKEYGLDGIGFDDEYADYSTPIDPTSASKLVLKLREKFNAEFPGERKIIQMFQWNYVSNISAAAGAEIDLADHGSFGPNVFQTSSAFAGVTNDRWCPQAIQMGQSYNAIFLNQIKTRSSQAASGNYGGIMMFNVRKASNVNPLPVFQKIAEGAFGATVTYTGTEYSQDWTFNPAGYTITYADIQ; this is encoded by the coding sequence ATGAAAAAGACTTTATTTATTACGACTCTGCTCCTTTCCGCGGGTGCAATGTTTACATCCTGCAACAAAGACGTGGAAAATCCCGACATGCAGGCACAACCGGAAGAAACGGCTCAGGTAACGCGGGCCTACGGCGACAAAACACCGCTGATCGAGGTGTATTACGAGATCAACGACACCAATCCGCTCAACGCGTTGTCGTACGAGATGAACGGCAAGAAATTCATCGATCTCGTACAGCTTTTCGCTTCGAATATCCAGAAAGACGCGAATGGTGATCCCTGCATTTTCTTCAACGACAAGCTGGCTCCGGTGATGGCTGCGAAGGCGACCTATATCGAGCCGTTGCAGAATGCCGGAATCAAGGTGATTCTGAACGTTCTGGGCGACCACAAAGGGATCGGCATCTCGAACCTGACGGATGATCAGATCGAGAAGTTCGCCGCTATTCTCACCTACATCGTGAAGGAATACGGCCTGGACGGAATCGGATTCGACGATGAATATGCCGACTATTCGACTCCTATTGATCCCACTTCGGCCAGCAAACTCGTTCTCAAACTGCGTGAAAAATTCAATGCTGAATTCCCCGGCGAACGCAAAATCATCCAGATGTTCCAGTGGAATTATGTGTCTAACATTTCCGCAGCGGCAGGCGCGGAGATCGATTTGGCCGATCACGGATCGTTTGGCCCGAATGTTTTCCAGACTTCCAGCGCATTCGCCGGCGTAACGAACGATCGCTGGTGCCCGCAGGCTATCCAGATGGGACAATCGTACAATGCAATTTTCCTGAATCAGATCAAGACCCGCTCCTCGCAGGCTGCCAGCGGCAACTACGGCGGTATTATGATGTTTAACGTCCGTAAGGCATCGAATGTCAATCCGCTGCCTGTATTCCAGAAGATCGCAGAAGGTGCATTTGGCGCAACTGTAACTTATACCGGTACGGAGTATTCTCAGGATTGGACATTCAACCCTGCGGGATACACGATTACTTATGCAGATATTCAGTAG
- a CDS encoding BT_3987 domain-containing protein: protein MKTRINNVKKGVVTLLFAAVIAGLTACETDPVKSQRGELPDKDLLENTYVKIRSIKSPTEFAVVNLSEGTTVTEDRIYCRLTRPAERAMTITAAVDESLVEACNEEYGTDLLPFPAGNVTIAGNGTIAVAAGERISDKIQVSFKSDGLAAGTYLLPIAISSNDAALTDGGKAVYYGVKVRGIDIGNYELDTEYLNVFYLNTTEYQPLLADIWILQKTEAMPPFNTLWERTYGNIVNLRIVQIGYEADTERALLVLNSDIRYVLEHADKYIRPLQDKGRKVCLSLEGNGSGLGFCNLTDSQIADFTAQVKACLELYDLDGVNFFDRNAGYGQVEGMPEMNTTSYPKLIKAMREAMPDKLLTLADYEEPTEYFGDTEATGGIEVGQYLDYAWSGYMSESEDIQLLDPWEVIDLTPDDAADLGMMLPTTNHPRRPIAGLSPENFGYFAVPWYPAASDFLMTAQGFMNVAIWDMMGYAPNNTIVWADLISNQQNEYEMSWGMVPGMLWAIFGDEAMDGTYMYNVLVNNDQGGLHYGELAKDW, encoded by the coding sequence ATGAAAACAAGGATAAATAATGTAAAGAAGGGAGTAGTGACGCTTCTTTTCGCGGCGGTCATCGCGGGCCTTACGGCCTGCGAGACCGATCCCGTGAAATCGCAGCGCGGAGAACTTCCCGACAAAGATTTGTTGGAGAATACCTATGTCAAAATCCGCAGCATCAAATCCCCGACTGAATTTGCCGTTGTCAATCTGTCGGAGGGAACAACAGTAACAGAAGATCGAATTTACTGCCGGCTGACCCGCCCGGCAGAGAGAGCGATGACTATCACGGCTGCCGTGGACGAATCGCTGGTCGAAGCCTGTAACGAGGAGTACGGTACGGATTTACTCCCGTTCCCGGCAGGGAATGTTACCATTGCCGGTAACGGTACGATTGCCGTAGCGGCGGGAGAGCGTATCTCCGACAAAATTCAGGTATCGTTCAAGTCGGACGGACTGGCTGCCGGAACGTACTTATTACCGATTGCGATCTCATCGAATGATGCGGCTCTTACGGACGGAGGCAAGGCGGTCTATTACGGCGTGAAAGTCCGCGGGATTGATATAGGCAACTACGAACTGGATACGGAATACCTGAACGTATTCTATCTGAACACGACCGAATACCAGCCGCTGTTGGCCGACATTTGGATATTGCAGAAAACCGAAGCCATGCCGCCGTTCAATACGCTCTGGGAGCGGACTTACGGCAATATCGTCAATCTGCGCATCGTGCAGATAGGTTACGAGGCCGATACGGAGCGTGCCTTGTTGGTGCTTAACTCTGACATACGCTATGTGCTGGAACATGCGGACAAGTATATCCGTCCGTTGCAGGACAAGGGGCGCAAGGTCTGTCTTTCGCTGGAGGGAAATGGCTCGGGACTCGGATTCTGCAACCTGACCGACAGCCAGATCGCCGACTTCACGGCGCAGGTGAAAGCCTGTCTGGAGTTGTATGATCTGGATGGCGTGAATTTCTTCGACCGCAATGCCGGTTACGGTCAGGTGGAAGGAATGCCGGAGATGAACACGACTTCCTATCCCAAGCTGATAAAGGCCATGCGCGAAGCCATGCCCGACAAACTGCTGACGCTGGCCGATTACGAAGAGCCGACCGAATATTTCGGGGACACCGAGGCGACGGGCGGCATCGAGGTCGGACAGTACCTCGATTATGCATGGTCGGGATATATGTCGGAGAGCGAGGATATCCAGTTGCTCGATCCGTGGGAAGTAATCGACCTCACACCGGACGATGCGGCCGATTTGGGCATGATGCTCCCGACGACGAACCATCCGCGCCGGCCGATCGCCGGACTTTCACCCGAAAATTTCGGATACTTCGCTGTGCCGTGGTATCCGGCGGCAAGCGATTTCCTGATGACGGCACAAGGTTTTATGAATGTGGCCATCTGGGATATGATGGGCTATGCGCCGAACAATACGATCGTATGGGCCGACCTTATCTCCAATCAACAAAATGAGTATGAAATGTCTTGGGGCATGGTTCCGGGTATGTTATGGGCCATATTCGGCGATGAAGCTATGGATGGAACGTATATGTATAATGTCCTCGTAAATAACGATCAGGGAGGTTTACACTACGGAGAGTTGGCGAAAGACTGGTAA
- a CDS encoding BT_3987 domain-containing protein — protein MRRINKYLWLIASAAFCSCQSYDADDHKFGNVVYLDVAETTDVQTATIKNTLDELDRTFSATLAYPSGGDVTVSIAVDPSLVDTYNARHNTSWPMLDAKYYSLSDERVTIPAGKTASDAVTLHLQELLGEGEDQTGALTLDATYLLPVTITNASVPTLDSSSTVWYVIKRSSNITTAAQLTDNWINFPTLDKDTEQAMALNNLTAVTYEALIYIDKFATSALNSAGVANPVSISTIMGVEDYLLLRIGDTNFERQQLQFDGSGSGSAFGKFPGRDAGKILNEGVWYHIACTYDQATRTVRIFVNGELQSEGKDMGLASMSDDTRINLAMRAFYDRYLNNPTPENEEKYGGWADARQFFISYSYDAYRPLNGKIAEARVWSVARTQEQIWENMYEIADPESDPTLVGYWKFNEGAGNTIKDYSRYHNDGEAEYDLVWPDGVEIPKINETEE, from the coding sequence ATGAGAAGAATTAATAAATACTTATGGCTGATCGCTTCGGCCGCTTTCTGCTCCTGTCAGTCCTATGATGCCGACGACCACAAGTTCGGTAATGTGGTCTACCTCGACGTGGCGGAAACGACTGACGTGCAGACGGCAACGATCAAAAACACGCTCGATGAACTCGATCGGACATTCTCCGCAACGCTGGCTTATCCGTCCGGTGGCGACGTCACGGTCTCCATTGCAGTCGATCCATCGCTCGTCGATACCTACAACGCCCGTCACAACACCTCGTGGCCGATGCTCGATGCGAAATACTATTCGCTTTCCGACGAGCGGGTAACCATCCCGGCCGGCAAGACCGCTTCGGATGCCGTGACGCTCCATCTGCAGGAGTTGCTGGGCGAGGGCGAAGACCAGACAGGTGCGCTGACCCTCGATGCTACCTATCTGCTGCCCGTGACGATCACGAATGCGTCCGTTCCGACGCTGGACAGTTCTTCGACCGTCTGGTATGTTATCAAACGATCGTCGAACATCACTACGGCAGCGCAGCTTACCGACAACTGGATCAATTTCCCGACACTCGACAAGGATACGGAGCAGGCGATGGCCCTCAACAACTTGACGGCCGTGACCTACGAGGCGTTGATCTATATCGACAAGTTCGCCACCTCGGCTCTGAACTCGGCCGGTGTCGCCAACCCCGTCAGCATCTCCACCATCATGGGTGTCGAGGACTACCTACTTCTGCGTATCGGCGACACGAATTTCGAGCGCCAGCAGCTGCAGTTCGACGGTTCGGGCAGCGGTTCGGCCTTCGGTAAGTTCCCGGGGCGTGATGCCGGCAAGATCCTGAACGAAGGCGTATGGTACCATATCGCATGCACTTATGACCAGGCGACGCGCACGGTACGGATTTTCGTCAATGGCGAGTTGCAGAGCGAGGGCAAGGATATGGGGCTTGCGTCGATGAGCGACGACACGCGCATCAATCTGGCCATGCGTGCTTTCTACGATCGTTACCTCAATAATCCGACGCCGGAGAACGAAGAAAAATACGGCGGTTGGGCCGATGCCCGCCAGTTCTTCATCAGCTATTCCTACGACGCCTACCGCCCGCTGAACGGCAAAATCGCCGAGGCCCGTGTCTGGTCGGTAGCCCGCACGCAAGAGCAGATCTGGGAGAACATGTACGAAATCGCCGATCCCGAAAGCGACCCGACGCTCGTCGGTTATTGGAAGTTCAACGAGGGAGCCGGCAATACGATCAAGGACTATTCGCGCTACCATAACGACGGAGAGGCCGAGTACGATCTGGTATGGCCCGACGGTGTGGAGATTCCGAAAATTAACGAAACGGAGGAGTAA
- a CDS encoding glycoside hydrolase family 18 — MKRNKLIGLLSLCLLAATFASCEDWNETEAVKQKVERPEDQNPELWAEYTAALRDYKQSEHFIVYARLFNSPQPGTSEKDFMRCLPDSLDIVSLTNADNFSKYDAEDMPAMREKGTKVLYQVDYAGRSGELTDETKLGAYLDKVIAAVEKNGLDGYSFTGIPNAGDAATATAAALIVERLSAAKTEGQLLVFEGNPLFLTEDALSKVDYVVLDTEATENVTDLKMQVLNATGYAGVPATKLLLAAAAGAPLYDENVEEHAAITEMAERVVSLGPLAGLGTYDIYNDYYDLDMNYKLVRNAIQTLNPSK; from the coding sequence ATGAAACGAAATAAATTGATCGGGCTTCTCTCCTTATGCCTGCTGGCCGCGACGTTCGCTTCGTGTGAAGACTGGAACGAAACGGAAGCCGTCAAACAAAAAGTCGAACGCCCGGAGGATCAAAATCCGGAATTGTGGGCGGAATATACGGCGGCGTTGCGCGACTACAAGCAGTCGGAACATTTTATCGTCTACGCCCGTCTGTTTAACTCTCCCCAACCGGGTACCAGTGAAAAGGATTTCATGCGTTGCCTGCCCGACTCGCTCGATATCGTGTCGCTGACCAATGCCGACAACTTCTCGAAGTACGATGCGGAAGATATGCCGGCTATGCGTGAGAAAGGTACGAAAGTGCTCTATCAGGTCGATTATGCAGGCCGCAGCGGGGAACTGACCGATGAAACAAAACTCGGCGCTTACCTCGATAAAGTTATCGCCGCGGTCGAGAAGAATGGACTGGACGGTTACTCGTTTACGGGTATCCCCAATGCGGGCGACGCAGCGACCGCAACGGCGGCTGCACTTATCGTCGAACGACTTTCCGCGGCAAAGACCGAAGGACAACTGCTCGTTTTCGAAGGTAATCCGCTTTTCTTGACGGAGGACGCTTTGTCGAAGGTCGATTATGTCGTGCTCGACACCGAGGCTACGGAGAATGTGACCGACCTGAAGATGCAGGTACTCAACGCTACGGGGTATGCCGGCGTTCCGGCTACGAAGTTGCTGCTGGCCGCTGCCGCAGGCGCTCCTCTCTATGACGAGAATGTCGAGGAACATGCCGCTATCACGGAAATGGCCGAGCGGGTTGTATCGCTCGGGCCGCTGGCCGGACTGGGAACCTACGACATTTATAATGACTATTATGATCTGGACATGAACTATAAACTTGTTCGCAATGCCATCCAGACGTTGAACCCCTCAAAATAG
- a CDS encoding SusD/RagB family nutrient-binding outer membrane lipoprotein, whose product MKKTNNKMQLLLLSVVLLGTTACTGDFADINRNPNEVTDEQLQANNYKIGTNLKTLQGLVVPTEEHRFQFVESIVGCPYAGYNGKTVDTWQATFENYNPSADWRKVPFVDMISDTYPAYRAIINGTEDVVAQALAKLFRIAIMQRVTDSYGPIPYTQVMASKTESLEVAYDTQEEVYTAMFTELDDVIASLQDNLSLPSDAFGRYDGVYSGNISQWLKFANSLKLRMAMRLTEVKPDLAKSKAAEAIAAGVITTNADNAMMHTSDNRTTLIYNDWGDHRIGADIINYMNGYNDPRREKMFTTVTLVENGQEIQGYAGIRIGINVTSKAQAVSSYSNMRVTGTDPYLWMNAAEATFLRAEYELRWGSAETAGTLYEQAVTLSFEERGADNVKGYLSDATSTPAAYKDPLNKHSMASPQSTITVAWNAAADFETNLERIITQKWIAIFPLGTEAWTEHRRTGYPRLLPAVVDNSGGAVNVALGARRLPYPVEEYTENPTNLQAAVSALNGESVNGAGDTQGTRVWWDRKNLN is encoded by the coding sequence ATGAAAAAGACAAACAACAAAATGCAGCTACTGCTGCTTTCGGTGGTGCTGCTCGGTACGACTGCCTGTACGGGCGATTTCGCGGACATCAATCGTAATCCGAATGAAGTGACCGACGAACAGTTGCAGGCTAACAACTATAAGATCGGTACGAACCTCAAGACCCTTCAGGGCCTGGTCGTTCCGACGGAAGAGCACCGGTTTCAATTCGTCGAGAGCATCGTCGGATGCCCTTACGCTGGCTACAACGGTAAGACCGTCGATACCTGGCAGGCGACATTCGAAAACTACAATCCCTCGGCTGACTGGCGGAAAGTTCCGTTCGTGGATATGATCTCCGATACCTATCCGGCCTATCGTGCGATTATCAACGGTACGGAGGACGTAGTGGCGCAGGCATTGGCCAAATTGTTCCGCATTGCCATCATGCAGCGCGTCACGGATAGCTACGGCCCGATTCCCTATACGCAGGTCATGGCCAGTAAGACCGAATCGCTGGAGGTAGCCTACGATACACAGGAAGAGGTCTACACGGCGATGTTTACAGAATTAGACGACGTGATCGCTTCGCTTCAGGACAACCTTTCACTACCCTCGGATGCCTTCGGCCGTTACGACGGTGTTTATTCGGGTAATATCTCGCAGTGGCTCAAATTCGCCAATTCGCTCAAGTTACGTATGGCCATGCGTCTAACGGAGGTTAAGCCCGATCTGGCGAAGTCGAAAGCTGCCGAAGCCATTGCCGCCGGGGTCATCACGACCAACGCAGACAATGCCATGATGCACACCTCGGACAACCGAACGACGCTCATTTACAACGACTGGGGCGACCATCGTATTGGTGCCGACATCATCAATTACATGAACGGCTACAACGATCCGCGCCGCGAGAAGATGTTTACGACTGTAACCCTTGTGGAGAACGGACAAGAAATACAGGGATATGCGGGTATTCGCATTGGTATCAACGTGACGAGTAAGGCGCAGGCCGTGTCGTCCTACTCGAACATGCGCGTTACGGGTACGGATCCCTATCTGTGGATGAACGCCGCTGAAGCGACGTTCCTACGTGCCGAATATGAACTGCGCTGGGGCTCGGCCGAAACTGCCGGAACACTCTATGAGCAGGCTGTCACGCTCTCGTTCGAGGAGCGTGGTGCCGATAACGTGAAGGGCTATCTTTCCGATGCGACAAGTACTCCGGCAGCCTACAAAGATCCGTTGAACAAGCACTCCATGGCTTCTCCGCAGAGCACGATCACCGTGGCATGGAACGCCGCGGCGGATTTCGAAACCAACCTCGAACGGATCATTACCCAGAAATGGATTGCCATTTTCCCGCTGGGAACCGAGGCGTGGACAGAACACCGCCGTACGGGTTATCCCCGTCTGCTGCCAGCCGTGGTGGATAACAGCGGTGGCGCCGTGAACGTGGCGCTGGGCGCACGCCGTCTGCCTTATCCGGTCGAAGAGTACACCGAGAACCCGACGAACCTGCAAGCCGCCGTTTCCGCACTGAACGGTGAGTCGGTAAACGGAGCGGGCGATACGCAGGGAACCCGAGTATGGTGGGATCGCAAAAACTTAAATTAG